A stretch of Haloferax sp. Atlit-12N DNA encodes these proteins:
- a CDS encoding DUF368 domain-containing protein — protein sequence MSRNSDGATARFSWLLIYLKGVCMGAADAVPGVSGGTIALITGIYERLISAVTAITPGRIKRALGIVVPGRRADAIAAMREVDVGFLLALGAGIATAIVTVMRVLHIALNDAPVPTYGFFFGLIAASAVVLYAQVSLDGPRQIAAAVAGFVIAFVASGGGGGAFGHSLPAIAVAGGIAVSAMILPGVSGSLLLLILGQYEYMNAALNTFIDRLIDVASGAPLSVVIEPGTVVVTFMIGAVAGLFSIAHVVRWALEHHRRATLAFLVSLIVGALRAPVVESSSALVDAGRSWTTELYAAFAVAAVVGAAVVLLVDRYTGIIES from the coding sequence ATGTCGAGGAACTCAGACGGGGCGACAGCCCGCTTCTCGTGGCTTCTCATCTACCTGAAGGGCGTCTGTATGGGTGCCGCCGACGCCGTTCCGGGCGTCTCGGGCGGCACCATCGCGCTCATCACGGGCATCTACGAACGGCTCATCAGCGCGGTGACGGCCATCACGCCCGGCCGCATCAAGCGCGCTCTCGGCATCGTCGTGCCGGGACGCCGAGCCGACGCAATCGCGGCGATGCGCGAGGTCGACGTCGGCTTCCTGCTCGCGCTCGGTGCGGGCATCGCCACCGCCATCGTGACCGTGATGCGCGTGCTGCACATCGCGCTCAACGACGCGCCGGTCCCCACCTACGGCTTCTTCTTCGGGCTCATCGCCGCGTCGGCGGTCGTCCTGTACGCGCAGGTCTCGCTCGACGGACCACGGCAAATCGCGGCGGCCGTCGCCGGGTTCGTCATCGCCTTCGTCGCCTCCGGCGGGGGCGGCGGCGCGTTCGGACACTCGCTTCCCGCGATAGCGGTCGCCGGCGGTATCGCCGTCAGCGCGATGATTCTCCCCGGCGTCTCCGGGTCGCTTCTCCTGTTGATTCTCGGCCAGTACGAGTACATGAATGCGGCGCTCAACACGTTCATCGACCGCCTCATCGACGTCGCCAGCGGTGCGCCGCTGTCGGTCGTCATCGAGCCGGGGACGGTCGTCGTCACGTTCATGATCGGGGCGGTCGCCGGCCTGTTCAGCATCGCACACGTCGTCCGCTGGGCGCTCGAACACCACCGACGGGCGACGCTCGCGTTCCTCGTGAGCCTCATCGTCGGCGCGCTCCGAGCGCCGGTAGTAGAGAGCAGCAGCGCACTCGTGGATGCGGGTCGGTCGTGGACGACAGAGCTCTACGCCGCGTTCGCCGTGGCCGCGGTCGTCGGCGCGGCGGTCGTCCTACTCGTCGACCGGTACACGGGAATCATCGAGTCCTGA
- the glpA gene encoding anaerobic glycerol-3-phosphate dehydrogenase subunit GlpA → MKKSPSVLVIGGGSTGTGIARDLAMRGLDVTLVEKGNLTHGTTGRMHGLLHSGGRYAVSDQPSAKECIEENRVLRRIAGHCVEMTGGLFVQRPEDSDEYFEKKLEGCRECGIPAEVLSAEEAREIEPYLAKDIKRAIKVPDGAVDPFRLCVANAASAVEHGARIETHSEVTDVLVEGGEVVGVEVTHQTGTGPYVHGEPGEVEEIRADYVVNATGAWAGQIGDLAGVDVEVRPSKGVMTIMNTRQVDTVVNRCRPKGDADIIVPHETTCILGTTDEEVEDPEDYPEEGWEVDLMIETLSELVPMLAEARTIRSFWGVRPLYEPPGTGTEDPTDITREFFLLDHDDRDDLPGMTSIVGGKLTTYRMMAEQISDHVCEKLDVEAECRTADVPLPGSEDFTVLRDYMDDFGLRSPIGRRSAQRLGSRADEVLNSVDPNPVVCECEAVTRAEIQDALDTAGTDLNSVRIQTRASMGNCQGAICCHRMANELAPEYDETTLRASLDDLYQERWKGERHAMWGTQLSQSALKHMLHATTMNRDEDPAAADADIDFAAFDDGGASEDDASGVASGGAVADGGRQRTADRADDDAFGGADGDN, encoded by the coding sequence ATGAAAAAATCGCCGAGCGTCCTCGTCATTGGCGGGGGGTCGACCGGCACGGGCATCGCGCGCGACCTCGCGATGCGCGGGCTGGACGTGACCCTCGTCGAGAAGGGGAACCTCACACACGGGACGACGGGGCGGATGCACGGACTCCTCCACAGCGGGGGCCGGTACGCGGTGTCGGACCAGCCGTCCGCCAAGGAGTGTATCGAGGAAAACCGGGTCCTGCGGCGAATCGCGGGCCACTGCGTCGAGATGACGGGCGGGCTGTTCGTCCAGCGCCCCGAGGACTCCGACGAGTACTTCGAGAAGAAGCTGGAGGGCTGTCGCGAGTGCGGCATCCCCGCCGAAGTGCTGTCCGCCGAGGAGGCGCGCGAGATAGAGCCATACCTCGCGAAGGACATCAAGCGCGCCATCAAGGTCCCCGACGGCGCGGTCGACCCGTTCCGCCTCTGCGTGGCGAACGCCGCGAGCGCCGTCGAACACGGCGCGCGCATCGAGACGCACTCAGAGGTCACCGACGTGCTCGTCGAGGGCGGCGAGGTCGTCGGCGTCGAGGTCACGCACCAGACCGGAACCGGCCCGTACGTCCACGGTGAACCCGGGGAAGTCGAGGAAATCCGCGCCGACTACGTCGTCAACGCGACGGGCGCGTGGGCCGGCCAAATCGGCGACCTCGCCGGCGTCGACGTGGAAGTCCGCCCGTCGAAGGGCGTCATGACCATCATGAACACGCGGCAGGTCGACACGGTCGTCAACCGCTGTCGGCCGAAGGGCGACGCCGACATCATCGTCCCGCACGAGACGACGTGCATCCTCGGGACGACCGACGAGGAAGTCGAGGACCCGGAGGACTACCCCGAAGAAGGCTGGGAAGTGGACCTGATGATAGAGACGCTGTCGGAGCTCGTTCCCATGCTGGCCGAGGCGCGGACGATTCGCTCCTTCTGGGGAGTCCGCCCGCTGTACGAGCCGCCGGGAACCGGCACGGAGGACCCGACGGACATCACCCGCGAGTTCTTCCTGCTCGACCACGACGACCGCGACGACCTGCCGGGCATGACGAGCATCGTCGGCGGCAAGCTCACGACCTACCGGATGATGGCCGAGCAGATTTCGGACCACGTCTGCGAGAAGCTCGACGTGGAAGCCGAGTGCCGCACCGCCGACGTGCCGCTGCCGGGCAGTGAGGACTTCACCGTCCTCCGCGACTACATGGACGACTTCGGCCTGCGGTCGCCTATCGGCCGCCGGTCGGCCCAGCGACTCGGCTCGCGCGCCGACGAGGTGCTCAACAGCGTCGACCCCAACCCGGTCGTCTGCGAGTGCGAGGCCGTCACCCGCGCCGAGATTCAGGACGCCCTCGACACCGCGGGCACGGACCTCAACTCCGTGCGCATCCAGACGCGCGCCTCGATGGGCAACTGTCAGGGCGCGATTTGCTGTCACCGGATGGCGAACGAACTTGCGCCCGAGTACGACGAGACGACCCTTCGCGCCTCCCTCGACGACCTCTATCAGGAGCGCTGGAAGGGCGAGCGCCACGCCATGTGGGGCACGCAGCTCTCCCAGTCCGCGCTGAAACACATGCTCCACGCGACGACGATGAACCGCGACGAAGACCCCGCGGCGGCCGACGCCGACATCGACTTCGCCGCCTTCGACGACGGCGGTGCCTCGGAGGACGACGCCTCGGGCGTCGCGTCCGGCGGGGCAGTCGCGGACGGCGGCCGCCAACGGACCGCGGACCGCGCGGACGACGACGCGTTCGGAGGTGCCGATGGCGATAACTGA
- a CDS encoding anaerobic glycerol-3-phosphate dehydrogenase subunit C — MSDAESPGNPTLTPDAQTDDFEAVEVFPDSTDMDLRPGADNCYKCTACDVSCPVAEVDDEFPGPKFQGPEQWRLKRKEDEAVDDSIMSCSNCMRCDDACPSGVPLSQMHNTARGEYVDEQMDKLSREYIRNRILANYGTLAQLGSMFPRLANAVMGNSVVQRINEKVLGITAERDFPEFATQTFREWWNERGGPQVRSEEKRVAYFHGCYSNYNTPEVGKAMVRLFESFGYEVVVPKQRCSGTPMFANGMLDDAKRAAGINVENFAGLIPEGYDIIASCTSCSMSLRQEYPELFDIDGIEDLSAHTYEALEYLRIHEDLESAVREASVEDQSFAYHAPCHGRNQGLDRQAVELFRQLDGVEIEDVGDSCSGISGTYGWKEEKYDKSMQIGADMFDHMEHAQGNVGMTECPTCSMQMEHGTGYDIKHPLQLLEEALV, encoded by the coding sequence ATGAGTGACGCAGAATCCCCAGGCAACCCGACTTTGACCCCCGACGCACAGACAGACGACTTCGAGGCCGTCGAGGTGTTCCCCGACAGCACCGATATGGACCTCCGTCCCGGCGCGGACAACTGTTACAAGTGTACCGCCTGCGACGTGTCCTGCCCGGTCGCGGAAGTCGACGACGAGTTCCCCGGGCCGAAGTTCCAGGGGCCGGAGCAGTGGCGGCTCAAGCGCAAGGAAGACGAGGCCGTCGACGACTCAATCATGTCGTGTTCGAACTGCATGCGCTGTGACGACGCCTGTCCGTCGGGCGTCCCGCTCAGCCAGATGCACAACACGGCCCGCGGCGAGTACGTCGACGAACAGATGGACAAGCTCTCGCGGGAGTACATCCGCAACCGTATCCTCGCCAACTACGGCACGCTCGCCCAGTTGGGGAGCATGTTCCCGCGGCTGGCGAACGCCGTCATGGGCAACTCGGTCGTCCAGCGGATAAACGAGAAGGTGCTCGGCATCACGGCCGAGCGCGACTTCCCCGAGTTCGCCACCCAGACGTTCCGCGAGTGGTGGAACGAACGCGGCGGCCCGCAGGTCCGCTCCGAGGAAAAGCGCGTCGCCTACTTCCACGGCTGTTACTCCAACTACAACACGCCCGAGGTGGGCAAGGCGATGGTCCGCCTCTTCGAGTCGTTCGGCTACGAGGTCGTCGTCCCCAAACAGCGCTGTTCGGGGACGCCGATGTTCGCGAACGGCATGCTCGACGACGCAAAGCGCGCCGCCGGCATCAACGTCGAGAACTTCGCGGGGCTCATCCCCGAGGGCTACGACATCATCGCGTCGTGTACTTCCTGTTCGATGTCGCTCCGTCAGGAGTACCCCGAACTGTTCGACATCGACGGCATCGAGGACCTCTCGGCGCACACCTACGAGGCGCTGGAGTACCTCCGCATCCACGAGGACCTCGAAAGTGCGGTTCGCGAGGCCTCGGTCGAGGACCAATCGTTCGCGTACCACGCGCCGTGCCACGGCCGCAATCAGGGCCTCGACCGGCAGGCGGTCGAACTGTTCCGCCAGCTCGACGGCGTCGAAATCGAAGACGTGGGCGACTCCTGTTCCGGTATCTCCGGTACCTACGGCTGGAAGGAAGAGAAGTACGACAAGTCGATGCAGATCGGCGCGGACATGTTCGACCACATGGAGCACGCCCAAGGGAACGTCGGCATGACCGAGTGTCCCACCTGCTCGATGCAGATGGAACACGGCACTGGGTACGACATCAAACACCCGCTCCAGCTCCTCGAAGAGGCGCTGGTCTGA
- a CDS encoding class I SAM-dependent methyltransferase, translating to MGFHTFDADRAAKLDDPTRFRFVSREELLSHLGVAPERVVADLGSGTGFFTDEVAPHVGTLYAVDVQEVMHDYYREKGAPDNVEFVTADVASLPFDDDHLDAAFSTMTYHEFATDDALAELARAVRPGGTVVVVDWSTSGSGENGPPLDERFGLGDATDALESVGFTVTHGETRRETFVCVAQR from the coding sequence ATGGGCTTTCACACCTTCGACGCCGACAGGGCGGCGAAACTCGACGACCCCACGCGGTTCCGATTCGTCTCCCGAGAGGAACTGCTCTCGCACCTCGGCGTTGCGCCCGAGCGAGTCGTCGCCGACCTCGGGAGCGGGACCGGCTTTTTCACCGACGAGGTCGCACCCCACGTCGGCACGCTCTACGCGGTGGACGTACAGGAGGTCATGCACGACTACTACCGCGAGAAGGGAGCGCCCGACAACGTCGAGTTCGTCACGGCCGACGTGGCATCGCTTCCGTTCGACGACGACCACCTCGACGCCGCGTTCTCGACGATGACCTACCACGAGTTCGCCACCGACGACGCGCTCGCCGAACTCGCCCGCGCCGTCCGTCCCGGCGGTACCGTGGTCGTGGTCGATTGGTCCACATCCGGGTCGGGGGAGAACGGGCCGCCGCTCGACGAGCGCTTCGGTCTTGGCGACGCTACCGACGCGCTCGAATCGGTCGGCTTCACCGTTACTCACGGTGAGACGCGCCGCGAGACGTTCGTCTGCGTCGCCCAGCGCTGA
- a CDS encoding HEWD family protein — MEPQLRRPTRRICERCGRVERWDDDAATWVVAEEDGEKRVGSPYCIHEWDINGRFAPFEEPA; from the coding sequence ATGGAACCCCAACTTCGACGACCGACGCGACGCATCTGCGAGCGCTGCGGTCGGGTGGAACGCTGGGACGACGACGCCGCGACGTGGGTCGTCGCCGAAGAGGACGGCGAGAAACGGGTCGGAAGCCCCTATTGTATCCACGAGTGGGACATCAACGGCCGCTTCGCTCCCTTCGAAGAGCCGGCCTGA
- the glpK gene encoding glycerol kinase GlpK: MSGETYVGAIDQGTTGTRFMVFDHDGKVVANAYEKHEQIYPEPGWVEHDANEIWDNTKKVIDAALSSAGLDAEQLEAIGITNQRETTLIWDRETGQPIHNAIVWQDRRTTDRIETLEADGKTDDVRAKTGLEPDAYFSATKAEWLLDNSDPIKLQRSRPEDIRDRAADGELAFGTIDTWLIYNLTGNHITDVTNASRTMLFNIHDMEWDDELLDEFNVPRELLPEVRPSSDDDHYGETDADGFLGAEVPVAGALGDQQAALFGQTCFDAGDAKNTYGTGSFMLMNTGEEAVMSEHGLLTTVGFQRSGEPVQYALEGSIFITGAAIEWLEDMTLIDNAGESEKLARSVESTDGVYFVPAFTGLGAPHWDQRARGTIVGMTRGTRREHIVRATLESIAFQTRDVAEAMESDSDIDLSSLRVDGGAVKNNFLCQLQSNILDTEIVRPQVDETTALGAAYAAGLAVGYWETLDELRENWQVDREFAPKDPQNVEARYGRWKEAVDRSLDWAREE, translated from the coding sequence ATGTCAGGAGAAACTTACGTCGGTGCCATCGACCAGGGTACCACAGGCACGCGGTTCATGGTGTTCGACCACGACGGCAAGGTGGTCGCCAACGCCTACGAAAAGCACGAACAGATCTACCCAGAGCCCGGTTGGGTCGAACACGACGCAAACGAGATTTGGGACAACACGAAGAAGGTCATCGACGCGGCGCTTTCGAGCGCCGGACTCGACGCCGAGCAGTTGGAAGCCATCGGTATCACGAACCAGCGCGAGACGACGCTCATCTGGGACCGTGAGACCGGACAGCCGATTCACAACGCTATCGTCTGGCAGGACCGTCGGACGACCGACCGCATCGAGACGCTCGAAGCGGACGGCAAGACCGACGACGTGCGCGCCAAGACGGGTCTCGAACCCGACGCGTACTTCTCCGCGACGAAAGCCGAGTGGCTGCTGGACAACTCCGACCCCATCAAGCTCCAGCGCTCCCGACCCGAGGATATCCGAGACCGCGCAGCCGACGGCGAACTCGCCTTCGGGACCATCGACACGTGGCTCATCTACAACCTGACGGGGAACCACATCACGGACGTGACGAACGCGTCGCGGACGATGCTGTTCAACATCCACGACATGGAGTGGGACGACGAACTCCTCGACGAGTTCAACGTCCCCCGCGAACTCCTCCCCGAGGTCCGCCCGTCGTCCGACGACGACCACTACGGCGAGACCGACGCGGACGGCTTCCTCGGCGCGGAAGTCCCCGTCGCCGGCGCGCTCGGCGACCAGCAGGCCGCGCTGTTCGGCCAGACCTGTTTCGACGCCGGCGACGCGAAGAACACCTACGGTACCGGCTCGTTCATGCTGATGAACACCGGCGAGGAGGCGGTCATGTCCGAACACGGCCTCCTCACCACCGTCGGCTTCCAGCGCTCCGGTGAGCCGGTCCAGTACGCCCTCGAAGGCTCCATCTTCATCACGGGCGCGGCAATCGAGTGGCTCGAAGACATGACACTCATCGACAACGCCGGTGAGTCCGAGAAGCTCGCTCGGTCGGTCGAGTCCACCGACGGCGTCTACTTCGTCCCGGCGTTCACGGGCCTCGGTGCGCCCCACTGGGACCAGCGCGCTCGCGGCACCATCGTCGGCATGACCCGCGGCACCCGCCGCGAGCACATCGTCCGCGCGACGCTCGAATCCATCGCGTTCCAGACGCGCGACGTGGCCGAGGCGATGGAGTCCGACAGCGACATCGACCTCTCCAGTCTCCGTGTCGACGGCGGCGCGGTCAAGAACAACTTCCTCTGTCAGCTCCAGTCGAACATCCTCGACACGGAAATCGTCCGCCCGCAGGTCGACGAGACGACCGCGCTGGGCGCGGCCTACGCCGCCGGCCTCGCCGTCGGCTACTGGGAGACGCTCGACGAACTCCGCGAGAACTGGCAGGTCGACCGCGAGTTCGCCCCGAAAGACCCACAGAACGTCGAAGCGCGCTACGGCCGCTGGAAAGAGGCCGTCGACCGCTCGCTCGACTGGGCACGGGAGGAGTAA
- a CDS encoding Cdc6/Cdc18 family protein, which translates to MRLEDRITRRRRRGGTGRRLVRDLNALDPTAHPDEPTGRGPTLERILDHLDPVFDGDLPPDAHVHGPKGAGKSAVVETLFEHLSSALPSQRSVIHTATRTAATPTTSFAYVDSRDASTEFALLHAALDALCDEPVPSQGVGVEALRERLTERVAHDEHAVVAVDHVGEPETYPAATAVETLSSVSPHVSVLTVGRDPRSDASEDDAADGATGATNATDATNAASIAVPAYERHSLVDILVARASDGVTRNALTHEATREVAEWADGDAHDALSALYGAATLAAADGSDALDTEYVCAGIDAVPDDGCSLGRVFALPESRRRVLRAFVALDDEETASVSAATENVAASPRVSLSPATIRRVLYELSDLGIVRRVSDGDSTDGPGRPATRPVPNFSTLAFRGLDDAER; encoded by the coding sequence ATGCGCCTCGAAGACAGAATCACCAGACGCCGCCGCCGCGGCGGGACGGGACGGCGGCTCGTCCGGGACCTGAACGCGCTCGACCCGACGGCCCACCCCGACGAGCCGACCGGCCGCGGGCCGACGCTCGAACGCATCCTCGACCACCTCGACCCGGTGTTCGACGGCGACCTGCCGCCCGACGCCCACGTCCACGGGCCGAAGGGAGCCGGGAAGTCGGCGGTCGTCGAGACGCTCTTCGAGCATCTCTCCAGCGCGCTCCCCTCCCAACGGTCGGTCATCCACACCGCCACGCGTACCGCCGCCACGCCGACGACCTCTTTCGCCTACGTCGACTCCCGCGACGCCTCGACCGAGTTCGCACTCCTCCACGCGGCGCTCGACGCGCTCTGCGACGAGCCGGTGCCGTCGCAGGGCGTCGGCGTCGAGGCACTCCGCGAGCGGCTCACAGAGCGGGTCGCCCACGACGAACACGCGGTCGTCGCCGTCGACCACGTCGGCGAACCGGAGACCTATCCCGCGGCGACGGCGGTCGAGACCCTTTCCTCGGTGTCGCCGCACGTCTCGGTGCTCACCGTCGGCCGCGACCCTCGAAGCGACGCGAGCGAGGACGATGCTGCCGACGGCGCGACCGGCGCAACCAATGCCACCGACGCCACCAACGCAGCGTCAATCGCCGTCCCGGCCTACGAGCGACACAGCCTCGTGGACATCCTCGTCGCGCGCGCCTCGGACGGCGTCACCCGAAACGCGCTCACGCACGAGGCGACGCGCGAGGTGGCCGAGTGGGCCGACGGCGACGCCCACGACGCGCTCTCGGCGCTCTACGGAGCGGCGACTCTGGCCGCCGCCGACGGCTCGGACGCCCTCGACACCGAGTACGTCTGTGCCGGCATCGACGCCGTCCCCGACGACGGCTGTTCGCTCGGGCGCGTGTTCGCGCTCCCCGAGAGCCGCCGGCGCGTCCTCCGGGCGTTCGTCGCGCTCGACGACGAAGAGACGGCCTCCGTCTCGGCGGCGACCGAGAACGTCGCCGCGTCGCCGCGCGTGTCGCTGTCGCCCGCGACCATCCGACGCGTCCTCTACGAACTTTCGGACCTCGGCATCGTCCGCCGCGTCTCCGACGGCGACTCCACCGACGGGCCGGGCCGGCCGGCGACGCGCCCCGTCCCGAACTTCTCGACGCTTGCGTTCCGCGGGCTGGACGACGCCGAGCGCTGA
- the glpB gene encoding glycerol-3-phosphate dehydrogenase subunit GlpB, translating to MAITDDVLVIGGGIAACTAALSAAETGARVRLLAHKKSTLRQASGLVDVLGYAGGDGPLSDPYAGLDALPEGHPYHVVGEDGVRAGLRIFDEAVGDAYRGGHTDSNALVMTHGGAVKPTARYPESVAPGLASTSGDMLLVGFAGLTDFDAPVAADHLTAAGVPFSARGVTVEFPKRFRADAKVTRFAKALDRDEDVNGGTVRSVLADTIAEELDSQSRVGFPAMLGDDHDEEVRAELSDRLGVSVFEVPTGPPSLLGLKLEDILFDALDEAGVRISAGNPAVDFEAENGRVETVIVDQKSRPTPYSADQVVLATGGLVGKGLDSDRESVTEPVFGCHVPHPEDRYDWSEPEAFGDHAFARFGVVPDDELRPTGEDGEPHFENLRAAGGVVGGADVAREKSASGVSLATGAVAGRLAGEEATR from the coding sequence ATGGCGATAACTGACGACGTGCTCGTCATCGGCGGCGGCATCGCCGCCTGCACAGCGGCTCTCTCGGCCGCGGAGACGGGCGCTCGCGTGCGCCTGCTCGCCCACAAGAAGAGCACGCTCCGGCAGGCCAGCGGGCTCGTGGACGTGCTCGGCTACGCCGGCGGTGACGGTCCACTCTCGGACCCCTACGCCGGTCTCGACGCGCTCCCGGAGGGCCACCCCTACCACGTCGTCGGCGAGGACGGCGTTCGCGCCGGGCTCCGCATCTTCGACGAGGCGGTCGGCGACGCCTACCGCGGCGGCCACACGGACTCGAACGCGCTCGTGATGACTCACGGCGGCGCGGTGAAACCGACCGCCCGGTACCCCGAGTCGGTCGCGCCCGGTCTCGCCAGCACCTCCGGCGACATGCTTTTGGTCGGCTTCGCGGGCCTCACGGACTTCGACGCGCCCGTCGCGGCCGACCACCTGACGGCCGCCGGCGTGCCGTTTTCGGCCCGCGGCGTCACCGTGGAGTTCCCCAAGCGGTTCCGCGCCGACGCGAAGGTGACCCGGTTCGCCAAGGCGCTCGACCGAGACGAGGACGTGAACGGCGGCACGGTCCGTTCCGTCCTCGCCGACACCATCGCCGAGGAACTGGACAGCCAATCGCGCGTCGGCTTCCCGGCGATGCTCGGCGACGACCACGACGAGGAGGTCCGCGCGGAGCTTTCGGACCGCCTCGGCGTCTCCGTCTTCGAGGTGCCGACCGGGCCGCCGAGTCTGCTCGGACTCAAGTTAGAGGACATCCTGTTCGACGCGCTCGACGAGGCGGGCGTTCGCATCTCCGCGGGCAACCCGGCGGTCGATTTCGAGGCCGAAAACGGCCGTGTCGAGACCGTCATCGTCGACCAGAAGAGCCGACCGACGCCCTACTCGGCCGATCAGGTCGTCCTCGCCACGGGCGGCCTCGTCGGCAAGGGCCTCGACTCCGACCGAGAATCGGTCACTGAGCCCGTCTTCGGCTGTCACGTCCCGCATCCCGAGGACCGCTACGACTGGTCCGAACCCGAGGCGTTCGGCGACCACGCGTTCGCGCGCTTCGGCGTCGTCCCCGACGACGAACTCCGGCCGACCGGCGAAGACGGCGAACCGCACTTCGAGAACCTGCGCGCCGCGGGCGGCGTCGTCGGCGGTGCCGACGTGGCGCGCGAGAAATCCGCGAGCGGCGTCTCCTTGGCGACGGGTGCCGTCGCCGGCCGACTCGCGGGCGAGGAGGCAACCAGATGA
- a CDS encoding rubrerythrin-like domain-containing protein, giving the protein MALHNSVIDDYHPTEGYYECRSCRTRTVSGSHLSECPDCGGSVRNIAVARE; this is encoded by the coding sequence ATGGCATTGCATAACTCAGTCATCGACGACTATCACCCGACAGAGGGGTACTACGAGTGTCGCTCTTGTCGCACGCGGACGGTCAGTGGGTCTCACCTGTCCGAGTGTCCCGACTGCGGCGGGTCGGTTCGTAACATCGCCGTCGCCCGCGAGTGA
- a CDS encoding phosphoglycolate phosphatase: MVPPLVLDIDGTLTDAQGRLDPRAFEVLPTWDAPVILATGKAFPYPVSLCHYLGLPQTVIAENGGVVLADGEVTFTGDREAAQAAADEFVARGGDLGWDAADTANRWRETELIARLDADEALLREVADEFDLEVIDTGYAYHIKTPGVEKGVGLERVCETMGYDPAEFVAVGDSVNDASTFRVAGRSFAVANADDVAREAADTVLERSYMDGTLSVLESLREEDAA, encoded by the coding sequence ATGGTTCCGCCGCTCGTACTCGACATCGACGGGACGCTCACCGACGCGCAGGGCCGCCTCGACCCGCGTGCGTTCGAGGTGCTCCCGACGTGGGACGCGCCCGTCATCCTCGCCACCGGCAAGGCGTTTCCCTATCCGGTCTCGCTGTGTCACTACCTCGGCCTCCCGCAGACGGTCATCGCGGAGAACGGCGGGGTCGTCCTCGCCGACGGCGAGGTGACGTTCACCGGCGACCGCGAGGCCGCGCAGGCCGCCGCCGACGAGTTCGTCGCGCGCGGCGGCGACCTCGGGTGGGACGCCGCAGACACCGCGAACCGCTGGCGCGAGACCGAACTCATCGCCCGCCTCGACGCCGACGAGGCGCTCCTCCGGGAGGTCGCCGACGAGTTCGACCTCGAAGTCATCGACACCGGCTACGCGTACCACATCAAGACTCCGGGGGTGGAGAAGGGCGTCGGCCTCGAACGCGTCTGCGAGACGATGGGCTACGACCCGGCGGAGTTCGTCGCCGTCGGCGACAGCGTCAACGACGCCTCGACGTTCCGCGTCGCCGGTCGCTCGTTCGCCGTCGCCAACGCGGACGACGTGGCCAGGGAGGCCGCCGACACGGTGCTCGAACGGTCGTACATGGACGGCACGCTCTCGGTGCTCGAATCGCTCCGGGAAGAAGACGCGGCGTAG